A genomic window from Peromyscus maniculatus bairdii isolate BWxNUB_F1_BW_parent chromosome 1, HU_Pman_BW_mat_3.1, whole genome shotgun sequence includes:
- the LOC143272276 gene encoding hemoglobin subunit beta-H0: MVHFTAEEKAAITSIWDKVDVEKIGGETLGRLLIVYPWTQRFFDKFGNLSSAPAIMGNPRIRAHGKKVLTSLGLAVKNMDNLKEVFAHLSELHCDKLHVDPENFKLLGNMLVIVLSSHFGKEFTAEVQAAWQKLVAGVANALSHKYH, translated from the exons ATGGTTCACTTCACAGCTGAGGAGAAGGCAGCTATCACAAGCATATGGGATAAAGTGGACGTGGAAAAAATTGGAGGAGAAACCCTGGGAAG GCTCTTGATTGTCTACCCATGGACTCAGAGATTCTTTGACAAATTTGGAAACCTCTCTTCTGCCCCGGCCATCATGGGTAACCCCAGAATCAGGGCCCATGGCAAGAAAGTGCTGACATCCCTAGGCTTGGCGGTTAAGAACATGGACAACCTCAAGGAGGTTTTTGCTCATCTGAGTGAGCTGCACTGTGACAAACTTCATGTGGATCCTGAGAActtcaag CTCCTGGGTAACATGCTGGTGATTGTTCTTTCTTCTCACTTTGGCAAGGAATTCACCGCAGAGGTGCAGGCTGCCTGGCAGAAGTTGGTGGCTGGTGTGGCCAATGCTCTGTCCCACAAGTACCACTGA
- the Hbe1 gene encoding hemoglobin subunit epsilon produces the protein MVNFTAEEKGLVNGLWSKVNVEDIGGEALGRLLVVYPWTQRFFDSFGNLSSASAIMGNPRVKAHGKKVLTSLGEAIKNLDNLKSALAKLSELHCDKLHVDPENFKLLGNVLVIVLAGHFGKEFTPEMQAAWQKVVAGVANALSHKYH, from the exons ATGGTGAACTTCACTGCTGAGGAAAAGGGTCTCGTCAATGGCCTGTGGAGTAAGGTGAATGTGGAAGATATTGGTGGTGAAGCCTTGGGAAG GCTTCTCGTTGTGTACCCATGGACCCAGAGATTCTTTGACAGCTTCGGGAActtgtcctctgcctctgccataaTGGGCAACCCAAGGGTCAAAGCCCATGGCAAGAAGGTACTGACTTCTCTTGGAGAAGCCATTAAGAACCTAGACAACCTCAAGTCTGCCTTGGCTAAGCTCAGTGAGCTGCACTGTGACAAGCTACATGTGGATCCTGAGAACTTCAAG CTCTTGGGCAATGTGTTGGTGATTGTTTTGGCTGGTCACTTCGGCAAGGAATTCACGCCTGAGATGCAGGCTGCCTGGCAGAAGGTGGTGGCTGGGGTGGCCAACGCTCTGTCCCACAAGTACCACTGA